In Bacteroidales bacterium, the genomic window AACTATGCCTTTTGTTAAACAATTCTCTGCCGGTGGAGCCAATGATGTGAGAGCATGGCAAATCGGACGATTAGGACCCGGAACTTTTGCAGACACTACCCTATTTCCTAACCAGACATCAAACTTCAAACTTATTGGTAATTTTGAGTACCGTTTTCACTTAGTATGGAAATTAGAGGGAGCTTTCTTTGTTGACGCAGGTAATATATGGTCAATAAATAAATATGAGCAACGCGAAAACACAAAATTCAAGCTAAATAGTTTTTACAAAGAATTTGCTGTAGGTAGCGGTTTAGGACTACGGCTTGACTTGAACTTTCTATTAATTCGATTAGATGGTGCTTTAAAAGTTAAAGATCCCTCAATAGCAGAACACTACGGCATTATACCATTTTATCAAAAATATACAAAAAACGATTTTCAAATTCATATAGGTATTGGGTATCCTTTTTAAAACATAGAAATCATGGCAGAAAACAAAGAGATCAAAAAACGAAGCGCTTTTAGAAGCAGATTCGGTATAATTGCCGCAGCTGCGGGCTCGGCAATTGGACTAGGAAATATTTGGAGATTTCCGTACATGACCGGACAAAACGGAGGAGCAGCTTTTATTCTTATTTATTTGGGAATAATATTCGCAATAGGCGTTCCTCTGATGATTAGTGAATTTATCATTGGCAGACAAAGCCAAAGAAACCCTGTCGGGGCTTTCAAGGTTTTAAAACCAAACTCACAGTGGAAGTGGGTTGGTGTTCTAGGTGTAATAGCCTCAGTTTTGATTTTGGCTTTTTACTCAACGGTTGCAGGCTGGACGCTAGAATATATTAAAATTGCGGTAGCTAATCAATACCATAATCTTGATGCAGAGGGACTACGAACACTTTTCAGTAATTTTACCAATAACTCTTTTATGTCAGTATTTTGGCAGGTGGTATTTATTGTTTTAACAGTATTAATAGTGTTAGCCGGTGTTGAAAAAGGAATAGAACGATATACAAAACTCTTAATGCCCTTGCTTTTACTCATTATAATAGTACTTTGCATACGATCAGTAACACTACCCGGTGCAAGCAAAGGCTTATCGTTCCTATTTAATCCCGATTTCTCGAAAATCGACGGTGGAGTAGTATTAAATGCACTTGGACAAGCATTCTTTTCACTAAGTCTTGGAATGGGAACAATGATAACCTATGGAAGTTATATAAAAAGGAGCGAAAAACTACCGAAAATAGCTGTAAGTGTTTCTATTGCTGACACTTTAATTGCAGTTTTAGCAGGAGTGGCTATATTCCCTGCCGTTTTTGCATTAGGATTTACTGCTGACGAAGGTACCGGTTTGGTATTTATAGTTTTACCTCAAGTGTTTAACTCTTTGCCTGCTGGACAACTATTTGCAATCACGTTCTTTATACTTCTTTTTATTGCAGCTATAACCAGTTCAATATCTCTGCTTGAAGTAGTTACAGCATATTTAATTGAAGAACGTAAGGTGAGCAGAACTAAATCGGCAATTATTGGGGGAACGGTAGCCCTAATAATAGGAGTATTCTGCACTCTATCTCTTACAGATTCAAGCGTTTTAAATATAGGGAAATTTAGCTTTTTCGATTTTACAGAATATCTGACATCCAATATAATGTTGCCATTAGGAGGATTGTTTATTGTTCTGTTTATAGGGTGGGCAATGTCACGAAAGCATATTAAAGAACAGCTAAACGTTACTAAAACAGCAAAAAGTATTGCTTGGTACAATATATTTATGTTTATTTTAAGATTTATTGCACCTGTTGCTATTATTCTAATTTTCCTTTATCAAACAGGATTAATAAAATTTTAAACACACAACAAATATGTCAACGTTGTGGAAGGATATAAACTCATATACAAAAGGGCAAAAACGAGCCCTTTTGTTAATATGGGGGATTATTATCACCATTATTATATACGGACAAGTTCAAAAAAGATATTTTAGCAGAAGCGCGACAATGCCAATACTTGACACCACTCTCATGCAGTTAATAACAAGCGATTTGAACACTGTTGTTGATACTGTACCCTTGACATATTTTAATCCAAATTCTGACAGTAAGGATCAACTCATTAGTTCAGGAGTTCCGGAAAATATTGCAACAAAAATAGTTAATCTTCGCTCTAAAGGGAAAAAGTACAATTCACCAGACGATTTACGAATAATTTACGGAATGACCGACTCTCTATTCGACGAATTGCTCCCCTACATAATTATTGAAAACAGGGATTTTACAAAACCTAAAACCATAAAGCAAGATAAAAAGATAGCCCTAACAGAGAAGTTTGATCCAAATAAGACTTCGTTTAATAAATTATTGGAAATAGGAATGCCAGAATATATCGCCAAAACTATCGTTAATTACGTAAAATCAGGTGGCAAATTTGCAAAAAGCGAAGACCTAATGACCTTATACACAATAGATACGTCAACCTATTTACAAATTAAACCATACGTCAATATCGAAACCATAAAAGAGATAAAGTTTGAAATATCTAAAGTTGAGCTAAATACAACTACTACATCAGAACTAAGCAAGTCAAGTGGTGAGAGTTTTGATGTTTGTGGCAAAATAATCAGCTACAGAAACAAACTTGGAGGTTTTCTCAATAGGGAACAAATTTATGAGGTTGATGAAATTCCAGATAGTAGTAAAACAAAAATACTAAATCACACATGGATTGATCCGATACAAGTAAAGAAAATTAATGTAAATCAAGCCGACTACAAAACACTAATACGACATCCATACGTTAGTAAAGACTTTGCGAACAAGCTAATAAGGTACCGAAACTTCGTAAAAGAGATCAAAAACAGTAACGAACTTGTTAAAAATCGGGTAATAACGAAACAAGAGATAGCACGCTTAACAGAATATCTTGAGTATTAACAATCAGTGGTCTATCGTTTCACATTACTAGCTAATAAAACAAATTTATACGAAACCAAATAAAAATTAAATTTATAAAATATTTGTTATAATAAAACCTATTATCTAAATTTGCAGTCCCAAATATTAAAAAACTTTTTATTAATTAATTTATACTATGATAATAATACCTGTTAGAGAAGGCGAAAACATTGACCGCGCACTAAAACGCTACAAACGTAAGTTTGAAAAAACCGGAAGAATGAAAGAAATTCGTAATCGCAAACAATTTAACAAAAAAAGTGAATTACGTCGCAGAACACTTCAAAAAGCCGTCTATAAACAACATCTTCAAGTCCAAGAGGAAAATAATTAAATTCCACTTGTTTTTTGTATTGAATATTGCTATATTGCAAACATGAGCGAAGCATTAGAACAATACATAAAACACATTCGTTTTGAACGCAAATTCTCTGAACACACTGTAAGAGAATACACATCAGATATAAAACTATTTATTGAGTTTTTAAACGAAACCAATAACAATAAAGAGCCACTCTCAGCTACATCCAAAGATGTACGGGAATGGCTTCTTGTGTTATTAGAAAAAAAAGAGAGCAAAACCACTATTCACAGAAGAATATCATCATTAAAATCGTTCTATAAATACCATATCATATGCGGGAATATAAAAAAGAACCCCGCACTAAATATTTTGTTGCCCAAAAAGCAAAAACAATTACCCTCTTTCCTTGAAGAATCTCAAATTGATTCACTATCACTTTCTGAATTTTCAACAGAAGACTTTCCCAAAATGAGAACAAACACAATTCTCTCTCTACTATATTTAACTGGCATTAGACGTGCTGAACTAATAAACTTAAAAATAAACGATATTGATAGAGATAGAAAATATATATCTGTTTTGGGGAAACGTAACAAGCAAAGAAACATTCCAATTCCTAACTGGTTTGTACAACAGCTTGATTCATACATACATTTAAGACGCAAAACCCACGGAAACGAAAATGATTACCTATTTGTTACCGACAAAGGCAAACCTTTGTATCCTAAGTTTGTTTATCTTTTAGTACGGAACAGTTTAGATAACGTGACTACTATGACTAAACGCAGCCCACACACTTTACGACATACCTTTGCAACACATATGTTAAACGCAGGAGCAGATTTAAACGCCATCAGAGAGTTGTTGGGACACACCTCTTTGGCTGCAACACAAATTTACGCACATAATAACTTTGAAAAATTAAAAAAGGCACACAAACAAGCCCATCCAAGAAATTAAAACAATACATATTAATAATAAAAGGAGGAACCACTATGAACATAAAAATTCATTCGATTAAGTTTGACGCAGACCAAAAACTTATTGATTTTATCGAAGCTAAGCTATCGAAACTATCACAAATATTTGACAATATAGTTGGTTTTGAAGTTTTTTTACGATTAGAAAACAGTCAAACATCTGAAAACAAAATTACAGAAATAAGAGTAGAAATCCCAAATAACGATTTATTTGCTAGCCGTCAATCTAAAACATTTGAAGAGTCAACAGCCCAATGTGTCGACGCATTAAAAGTTCAGCTAGTTAGATATAAAGAAAAGTTAAGACGCAATAAAAAATAATATTATAAAAGAAAATTTTTCATTTTTCTTTGTAAAATAAAAAAACTTCCCTACATTTGCATTCCCAAAAGATTAAGGGGAGTAAAAACTCTTTGAGATCGCCGATGTAGCTCAGTTGGTCAGAGCAGCTGATTTGTAATCAGCAGGCCGTGGGTTCGAATCCCTCCATCGGCTCTAATTTTTTGAATGTATGGGGAGATACCAAAGTGGCCAACTGGGGCAGACTGTAAATCTGCTGGCATATGCCTTCGGAGGTTCGAATCCTTCTCTCCCCACGTTTTGTTTTCATATTATAAGCGGGAGTAGCTCAGTCGATAGAGCATTAGCCTTCCAAGCTAAGGGTCGCGGGTTTGAGCCCCGTCTCCCGCTCAAATATAGTGCCGATGTAGCTCAGGGGTAGAGCGCTTCCTTGGTAAGGAAGAGGTCATGGGTTCAATTCCCATCATTGGCTCAAGAGTGATTTTTTTGAACCTAAAACAATAACATATTTAACATTTAAAAATTATGGCTAAAGAACAGTATCAAAGGACCAAGCCACACGTTAACGTAGGAACAATTGGCCACGTTGACCATGGAAAAACAACTCTTACTGCTGCTATTACTAAAGTACTTGCAAGCAAAGGATTGAGCGCAGTGCGCGACTTCGATTCAATTGACAATGCTCCAGAAGAAAAAGAGCGTGGAATTACCATTAGTGCTTCGCACGTTGAATATGAAACAGAGAATCGTCACTATGCTCACGTTGACTGTCCTGGTCACGCTGACTACGTTAAAAACATGGTAACAGGTGCTGCCCAAATGGACGGTGCTATTATAGTTGTTGCTGCGACCGATGGTCCTATGCCTCAAACTCGTGAGCACATTCTTTTGGCTCGTCAGGTAAACGTTCCAAGTATAGTTGTTTTCTTAAACAAAGTTGACTTGGTTGACGACGAAGAGATGTTAGAACTAGTTGAAATGGAAGTTCGTGAACTACTTAGTTTCTATAAATTTGATGGAGACAACACCCCTGTAATCCGCGGTTCTGCACTAGGTGCACTCAATGGTGAACCAGAGTGGGAAGAAAAAATAATGGAATTAATGGCTGCTGTTGACTCATACATTCCACTTCCAACACGTCTTGTTGACAAACCTTTCTTACTACCTGTTGAAGACGTATTCTCAATTACAGGTCGTGGAACAGTTGCTACAGGTCGTATTGAAACAGGTGTAGTTAAAACTGGTGACGAAGTTCAAATTATTGGACTTGGCGAAAACAAGAAAAGTGTTGTTACTGGAGTTGAAATGTTCCGTAAAATTCTTGACCGCGGTGAAGCTGGTGATAACGTTGGTTTATTACTTCGCGGTATCGACAAAAAAGATATTAAACGTGGACAAATTATTGCACACCCAAATACTATCAAGCCTTACACAAAATTTAAGGCTGAAGTGTATATCTTGAAAAAAGAAGAAGGCGGTCGTCACACTCCATTCCATAACAACTATCGCCCACAGTTTTTCATCCGTACATTGGATATCACTGGAACAATTCAATTGCCAGCGGGTGTTGATATGGTAATGCCAGGTGACAACGTGACAATTAATGTAGAGTTAATTTACCCGGTTGCTATCGGTCAAGGATTGCGATTTGCAATTCGTGAAGGTGGTCGTACAGTTGGCGCAGGTCAAGTAACAGAAATTATTGAATAATAATTTTTGATATAGTATAATGCCATTGAGTTAAAACTCAATGGCATATTTTAGGGGTGTAGTTCAGTTGGTAGAGCACCGGTCTCCAAAACCGGAAGTCGGGAGTTCGAGCCTCTCCGCCCCTGCGAGTAAAGTTATTAATTGTCAAAACTAATATATTAAGAATTAAGAATGTAATAGACTTACAATTGAAATTTCAGACCATTGAAATATGTAGGTTTATTTTTTATTTCTGGCAATTTTAAACATCGATGAAAAGAATTAGAAATTATTTAAAAGTCGTTTATGACGAAATGGTACATAAAGTTTCGTGGCCTAAATGGAACGAACTTCAGTCCAGCACAGTAGTAGTAATGGTTGCTTCCTTAATCATAGCACTCCTCATTTATGTAATGGACATCACTTTTTCAAATTTAATGAGTGTTGTCTATAATATTTTTTACTAAAGACTTGTAAAACAAGTAATATCAATGGACAAAAAATGGTACGTTGTCCGCGCAGTAAGCGGTAAAGAACGAAAGGTGAAAGAGCTGATCGAAAGCGAAATTCGTAATCTTGAACTTACGGAATTCGTATCGCAGGTTCTTATACCAACCGAAAAGGTTTTTCAAATACGTAATGGAAAAAAAATCAGCAAAGAACGCGCTAGTTTTCCCGGATACGTATTGATAGAAGCTGCAATGGTTGGAGAAATACCGCATATCATTCGTGGTTTAACAAACGTCATAGGTTTTCTTGGTACTCCAGATGGTGAGCCGATACCTCTACGTGATAACGAGGTTCGGAGGATTATGGGAAAAATGGACGAAATGTTGGAAATGGATGAAGAAATCAACATTCCTTTTATTGTTGGTGAAAGCGTAAAAATTACTGAAGGTCCTTTCGATGGTTTCAGCGGTACAATTGAGGAGGTACACGATGAAAAGAAAAAATTGAAAGTTATCGTCAAAATTTTTGGACGACGCACCCCTGTAGAACTAAACTTCTCACAGGTAGAGAAAGAGTAATTTTTTAATTAGAAAAGAACATTATGGCAAAAGAAGTTGCAGCGTTTATTAAATTGCAAATCAAAGGGGGTGCAGCCAATCCCTCTCCTCCAGTTGGGCCTGCATTAGGTTCAAAGGGAGTGAACATCATGGAGTTTTGCAAGCAATTCAACGCACGCACACAAAACAAAGCTGGCAAAGTTCTACCTGTTATTATTACTGTTTACGGTGACAAATCATTTGACTTCGTTGTCAAAGAACCACCTGTAGCAGTACAACTGAAAGAACTTTCAAAAATCCAGAGCGGATCTGCCGAGCCTAATAGAAAAAAAGTAGGCTCAATATCATGGGATAACATTCGCACCATAGCAGAAGGCAAAATGGTTGACATGAATGCATTAACCATAGAGGCGGCTATGCAAATGATTGCCGGTACTGCCCGAAGTATGGGAATCACTGTAACTGGTGATCCTAAATTTTAATCAGTAATAAAAGATCAATTTGTTATGGCAAAACTTACAAAAAATCAAAAGCGAGCATACGAAAAGATCGAAGCCGGCAGGATCTATAAAATCGAAGAAGCAGCCAAATTAGTAAAAGAGATTACTTTTACAAAGTTTGACTCTTCAGTTGATTTGGACGTTCGATTAGGTGTTGACCCACGTAAAGCAAACCAAATGGTTCGTGGTGTAGTGTCACTACCTCACGGTACAGGAAAACAAACAAGAGTTCTTGTACTATGTACGCCCGATAAAGAAGAAGAAGCTAAAGCAGCTGGTGCAGATCACGTTGGCTTAGATGATTATATCGAAAAAATTAAGGGTGGCTGGACTGATGTTGACGTAATTATTACAACTCCACAGACAATGGGTAAAGTTGGTGCATTGGGTCGAATTTTAGGACCTCGTGGACTTATGCCAAACCCAAAAAGTGGTACAGTTACAACTGAAGTAGGCGCTGCCGTTAAGGAAGTCAAAGCAGGTAAAATTGACTTCAAAGTCGATAAATTTGGTATCGTTCATGCATCGATCGGTAAAGTATCGTTTGATGCTGATAAAATTAAAGATAATGCGAAAGAACTTTTTGACACTTTAATTAAGCTTAGGCCTACAAGTGCAAAAGGAACATACGTTAAAAGTGTTTATTTAAGTAG contains:
- a CDS encoding sodium-dependent transporter — encoded protein: MAENKEIKKRSAFRSRFGIIAAAAGSAIGLGNIWRFPYMTGQNGGAAFILIYLGIIFAIGVPLMISEFIIGRQSQRNPVGAFKVLKPNSQWKWVGVLGVIASVLILAFYSTVAGWTLEYIKIAVANQYHNLDAEGLRTLFSNFTNNSFMSVFWQVVFIVLTVLIVLAGVEKGIERYTKLLMPLLLLIIIVLCIRSVTLPGASKGLSFLFNPDFSKIDGGVVLNALGQAFFSLSLGMGTMITYGSYIKRSEKLPKIAVSVSIADTLIAVLAGVAIFPAVFALGFTADEGTGLVFIVLPQVFNSLPAGQLFAITFFILLFIAAITSSISLLEVVTAYLIEERKVSRTKSAIIGGTVALIIGVFCTLSLTDSSVLNIGKFSFFDFTEYLTSNIMLPLGGLFIVLFIGWAMSRKHIKEQLNVTKTAKSIAWYNIFMFILRFIAPVAIILIFLYQTGLIKF
- a CDS encoding helix-hairpin-helix domain-containing protein, translating into MSTLWKDINSYTKGQKRALLLIWGIIITIIIYGQVQKRYFSRSATMPILDTTLMQLITSDLNTVVDTVPLTYFNPNSDSKDQLISSGVPENIATKIVNLRSKGKKYNSPDDLRIIYGMTDSLFDELLPYIIIENRDFTKPKTIKQDKKIALTEKFDPNKTSFNKLLEIGMPEYIAKTIVNYVKSGGKFAKSEDLMTLYTIDTSTYLQIKPYVNIETIKEIKFEISKVELNTTTTSELSKSSGESFDVCGKIISYRNKLGGFLNREQIYEVDEIPDSSKTKILNHTWIDPIQVKKINVNQADYKTLIRHPYVSKDFANKLIRYRNFVKEIKNSNELVKNRVITKQEIARLTEYLEY
- the tuf gene encoding elongation factor Tu, with product MAKEQYQRTKPHVNVGTIGHVDHGKTTLTAAITKVLASKGLSAVRDFDSIDNAPEEKERGITISASHVEYETENRHYAHVDCPGHADYVKNMVTGAAQMDGAIIVVAATDGPMPQTREHILLARQVNVPSIVVFLNKVDLVDDEEMLELVEMEVRELLSFYKFDGDNTPVIRGSALGALNGEPEWEEKIMELMAAVDSYIPLPTRLVDKPFLLPVEDVFSITGRGTVATGRIETGVVKTGDEVQIIGLGENKKSVVTGVEMFRKILDRGEAGDNVGLLLRGIDKKDIKRGQIIAHPNTIKPYTKFKAEVYILKKEEGGRHTPFHNNYRPQFFIRTLDITGTIQLPAGVDMVMPGDNVTINVELIYPVAIGQGLRFAIREGGRTVGAGQVTEIIE
- a CDS encoding 30S ribosomal protein S21 gives rise to the protein MIIIPVREGENIDRALKRYKRKFEKTGRMKEIRNRKQFNKKSELRRRTLQKAVYKQHLQVQEENN
- the rplK gene encoding 50S ribosomal protein L11 — its product is MAKEVAAFIKLQIKGGAANPSPPVGPALGSKGVNIMEFCKQFNARTQNKAGKVLPVIITVYGDKSFDFVVKEPPVAVQLKELSKIQSGSAEPNRKKVGSISWDNIRTIAEGKMVDMNALTIEAAMQMIAGTARSMGITVTGDPKF
- the secE gene encoding preprotein translocase subunit SecE, which codes for MKRIRNYLKVVYDEMVHKVSWPKWNELQSSTVVVMVASLIIALLIYVMDITFSNLMSVVYNIFY
- a CDS encoding 50S ribosomal protein L1, giving the protein MAKLTKNQKRAYEKIEAGRIYKIEEAAKLVKEITFTKFDSSVDLDVRLGVDPRKANQMVRGVVSLPHGTGKQTRVLVLCTPDKEEEAKAAGADHVGLDDYIEKIKGGWTDVDVIITTPQTMGKVGALGRILGPRGLMPNPKSGTVTTEVGAAVKEVKAGKIDFKVDKFGIVHASIGKVSFDADKIKDNAKELFDTLIKLRPTSAKGTYVKSVYLSSTMSPGIQVDVRSFDE
- the nusG gene encoding transcription termination/antitermination factor NusG — its product is MDKKWYVVRAVSGKERKVKELIESEIRNLELTEFVSQVLIPTEKVFQIRNGKKISKERASFPGYVLIEAAMVGEIPHIIRGLTNVIGFLGTPDGEPIPLRDNEVRRIMGKMDEMLEMDEEINIPFIVGESVKITEGPFDGFSGTIEEVHDEKKKLKVIVKIFGRRTPVELNFSQVEKE
- a CDS encoding tyrosine-type recombinase/integrase, which codes for MSEALEQYIKHIRFERKFSEHTVREYTSDIKLFIEFLNETNNNKEPLSATSKDVREWLLVLLEKKESKTTIHRRISSLKSFYKYHIICGNIKKNPALNILLPKKQKQLPSFLEESQIDSLSLSEFSTEDFPKMRTNTILSLLYLTGIRRAELINLKINDIDRDRKYISVLGKRNKQRNIPIPNWFVQQLDSYIHLRRKTHGNENDYLFVTDKGKPLYPKFVYLLVRNSLDNVTTMTKRSPHTLRHTFATHMLNAGADLNAIRELLGHTSLAATQIYAHNNFEKLKKAHKQAHPRN
- a CDS encoding HPF/RaiA family ribosome-associated protein, which produces MNIKIHSIKFDADQKLIDFIEAKLSKLSQIFDNIVGFEVFLRLENSQTSENKITEIRVEIPNNDLFASRQSKTFEESTAQCVDALKVQLVRYKEKLRRNKK